The window AATGAGCCTTATGTAGTAAAGGAAGTCTTCCCTTATGGCACCATGACCATTCGAAATCCGAGGACTAGTAAtgaattcaaagttaatggtCAGCGCTTAAAGCATTTCATGGAAAGATTTGAGACATAAGAGGAGAATCTCCATTTTCTTGATGGGGATGTTCAAAAGGGTTGAAGTATTTTCTGAAAATCCAGTaagtaaaaattagatttaggtaaaacttttatttatttaatttctcttttattttattttattttattttatttattttcctttgtttagtTTTGCATTTTCAATTAGTCATTAGCAAAGTTTAGATTCTcaccatttatatttttctctatgCATACTTTTGCTACTAATCTTGTTGCTTTTGTGCAATACTAGTTTATATGAAGTCCCCATAATAAACTTCTCACTCAATGATCTTAAGGTAACATTAACTCATTCTTATCACTTTGATTTTAAGGAGTAAATGTAACTTTGCTTATTGTGCTTCTACATGTTTCTTGACAAATGCTAAATTATCTAGTTCTGAATTGCTTTTTCCAATTGATGCATTGACATGCTGTAATAGAGAACCATCTTGATCGATCTGAGTCCGGAACTCAGTCCTCCGTTGTGTAATAATTTTGAATGAGCTTTTTAATGGAAGCTATGACCGTTgctgggattttttttctttttcaaagatattattaaaaaatggatgcttaaaaaatcaatacaaaAAAGTGGTAATTTCTGCAATAGTTTTGCATAactgatttttagaaaataagagtgcaaaatttattttattattcaacaaaTTGATAATCATTAAGATcgttgattttgtttttcttccattttttttttctttttttcgtgGTTTATATTCCTTTccttgaatttttctttccttccatttttcctcccaattttctttctcttcattttcggggaaccaaacatagaattaatttcaataaatttcaaatttaatttacccattattaatttaaaaaaaaattaaggttgaCTCAAAGAAATGATTAGTTCTCTGATCAGGAACCAATTAGTAACATATGAATGAGAAAAGGGGTGATAGGAATGAAAAAGGCAAGCAAAAAATGAAGCAAACATGCAACTTGTTCTTATTGAGTAGTAGTCGCATTACATCTGTCAGGAATATTATCATTTCCAAGCTCTCTTGATTAACCTTAGACTATAGTCTCATATCATATTACTTATTTTGCAGTCACGGTGATCTTCATCCCTTGAAGACAGTGCCCCTCGAAGGTACAGATGAAGGAGTTGGTACCTTTAACCAGAGTTATCTTATCATTTCCACTATTATGGACTTTTGAACCTGCAGGAGCCTTACAACTATTGTAGCCATTTATATCAACCTCAACCACATTGTGAAGCTCTGGCAAGTAGTTAAACACTGCAACAAATGAATGCATTCATGCACAAGTTTATTTGGTCAGTTGAGCTCTCAAAATGACCTTCTTTTGGTTTCGATTTAGTTAATTAACGCCTTAAAAATGCAGTGGGCAAACGCATATATATGTAGagaaattaatcaaacataCCTAGGACATCACCAGCCTTAAAGTTCTTTCCATTAGGCCAGTTAACCACGTCATAGATCCAGCCATCCGCATCTCCGACTGTATACGTTGCCGCATGAACCGGGGCAGAGTGAACTAGTAAGCAAAGTAGTGCCACCGTGATGAGCATGGCTTTACCAACACTGCCTCTTCCCTGAGACATCTTAAAAGGTTACTAATATAGCAGAGGAATGGAGTCGCAAGGATGAAAAACCATCTAAGGATGCATGCTACACTTGCCTTCTTATAGAGAGAGGGTAACACGATTGGCATATGTTAAGATGATAAAGACGAGATTTCTTATTCTCAAATTAAGGAATAATACagtaatttgataattttgtctttatccttttttttttcttttcccttattttctttctttttccatttttatttttattttttctttttttattttattctctaatTAAGTGttccattttttccatttttttcttttttgagttgCGTTGTGCTTTAATtgtttgtttaaaataaataaatattgtgtGTTTGAGAAGGTAATTATTGGTAGCATTTTTccttataattaattaaaataatataattaaggTAACAATGATTAGTCCTCTCGAATTGGTCTATATAGCACACATGTGTCTAAGAGAGATGTAGCTCTTATACCCTTCAAACGATATCAGCAATGACTATTACTCAAATGGAGGAATAGGAGAGAAATTAATGTGGCTCCTTTTtcccactcttttttttttttttccattctaatTTGATTTAGTATTTTAAGTATTATTcactattagtttttttttccaaaagagaaagaaagcgGCAATGTGATTTGCATATGCTTAAAATAATATAGACAATAACTAGATCACAAATTAGAAGTATATTTAAATAGGAGAGTAACATGGTTTCCATACATTTAAAAGAACATAGATAAGCATGACCATTCACAGATCAACATATAGCATGTAGCCAAAGAATAGCTAGAGTAACATGCTTATTATTCACAAATTAATGTGTGTTTAAAAATGAATCCTACGAGTCTATTGGGTCGTGTAATTAAAAAACCagcttttgaattttaaaaatagaaagttatttttaaaattttataacaatgtttagtcattattttttcaGGTTTTTAAAACAAGGTGAAATAGAGAATCGTATCATTTTAAGTAAAtaagtaaaagttattttcgtcgatttttaaaaacaaaataaaaacataaagaaattaaaatttaaaaaaaaaaaccattaaaagcAAATAACATGGAATATGACattatttttcctctctctctatCCATGATCCAATTtaccaaaatcttcaaatatgatatttcattcaattatacgcggtttttttttatttcctttaacttctctaaaaaatttcattaaacaaataagTTGCACTTGAtgcataaatttattaatttttaaaataatttgaaatttaaaaactgATTTAATTTGTATTAGAAAATCAtagaatttaataatattagaaagtcataaaccaaaattcattttgaatgacttaactattttcttctttacatataattatatttttgcaaatttttttcattgtgcaAATTAAACTTTAAAGCAAGTAAgacttaatatattatattcatcaatgagtctagtaatttttaaaaataactagaaattcaaataatgatctaataaatatcaaaaatttATGGAccaaaattgatataaaatgaATCTATTCTTTCACTTCTACATAGAaccatatttttctaatttttttcactaaacaaataaattttaaatcaagtaAGACTTAATGCATTAGATTTATTAAGAAGTCTAgtcatttttacaaataatttgaaactcaaataataaccaattaatacaaaaaaattatggataaaaattggtccataatgactttattatttcttttttgtacataattatctttttataaatttttttattaaaaaaatttcaaattaaacaactttGCATTGAAGTTATTAGTGagtttcataatttaaaaaaaaaatgaaactcaaaaaatagatcAAACCACCAATAAAATAATGgaccaaaatagaaaaattatgagtcatgattttgttgtttttcctATACATGaaactatatttaaaaaaaaaaaatcactaagtaaataaattctaaattaagtgagacaattattaattttgttgtAGAATAAAGTGGAAAGGGAATGAGAAAATAGAATGTTAAGAAAGAAACTGAATGAATACTTCATTAGAAGTTTTCACCTTTCTTAAGGGAGTTATAAAAAGATTTACAtaaatatggatgatcatccacaaattCTCACAATCCgataaattatcatattttataacactccatAACCTTATGAGTATTCAAACTATAACAATTGCGATGAAGAGTCACTCACTTTAGACCATcataagaatatgtctcattaaaaccttactaagACAAACCTAGTGGGAAAAACCTTAGTGAAGGAAAAGGagtataatattctttaaatattttaattatttagaacTACCTTATTAAAAACTTTGCGAGTAAAACCAGTGGAACAAATTAAAcctatacaaaagaaaaaagagagtagTATATCCATATCAGTATTCTCCTCCTCATTAGATATGAGTATGCTTTCTTTACCACTTTAATGAGTAGATTTCTCAATCTTTGCATTTTGAtattatgtattaattttttcaatgttGTCAAAAAGATAATGCCTTTGTGAATAGTTCTATTAAATTATCATATAACCAAATTTATTGAACATCAATTTCACATTTCTCTCAGAGAGCTCGTGAGTATAGATGAATTTGGGAGAGATATGTTAAGTTTTGTCACCTTTTATAAATCCTCATTTAATTTGTGTAACACGAGCAATATTATCTTCATATAACTGGGTAGCATTATCTTGATGAAGGGTATTCCACATTATTCAAGAATTTGttggatcattgaccttagCCATAAATATCACAACTTACttcatgaattaaaaaaatttcttaatgatttGAAAAGATGGCTaccattttttgtttggttgatcTCCTTGATATTGTCATACTACCATAGGTAAATACATACATTTGATATCAAGCTTTGTAAAGTTCTAAAAGATAGTCAGCATCAACATATCCAAGTAACTGAAATATTTTGATCCTTGCAAATAAAATAGACACATGTCAGTTGTTCCACGAAGATATCGTAGTACATGTTTGATTTCATTCCACTGGACGtgatttatccatatgaaaGTGCATCAAGAATTTCTCTATATATGTTGACTAATAGACTAACAAATCATTTAGAAAGTGTTTGATCTATAGGtcaagacaaaattttgtttttccaaatatttcatttcaaattctacTTTTAGATAGTCAACaattcttgtgagctcttcaagagttccaacaagattcaAATCGTCTGCATATACtataataattgcaaatccaaTTGTTGGTTTCTTAATGAATATGCATGGGTAAATAAGATTATACACATATCATTCCCTCAATAAATATTCACTGAGGCAATTGTATCACATGCATTTGGATTGCTTAATCCATACAAAAATCTATGTATCTTATTGAATACATGCTATGAGGTCTAAAATTATGTGCTTCAAGCATCTTACATCCTTCAAGGATCTATTTGCTTCAACATTTTAAATCCTTCGAGGACTTAGttttttcatatactttgaATCCTTCATGgactttaacatatttatctatCCATATACATTATATAATACATATTAAGTCCTTTGAGGACAATCAATTTTGATAAGTAGAAATATGATTTAAGTCATTGCAAGAGTCAATACAAGGTTTCTATAGGAAACCTTAtgctataaattttttttttttttttcgcattttctcaaatatacttttgtATAATGACGTATTGgtatcaaacaaattttatgttttcaagcATTAAACTCTAGATCCATTCATATTTAAAAGATTCAACATCTTCTGGCATCTGGACTACAAGTTCAAATACTCACCATTGCATCAATAAGTCTAACTTGTCTGTATTGCAATTTCCATTTTGGCCACTTATTTCTATGTTGATATTTTTGCACAATTCGTTATTTGGGATCTTTCTCATTCCTCATGATGTCAAGGCTCATCTAAAAAATAAGATGGatgcattttcaaatataatattattttgatatcatCTTCCCCATGTCATGTAGATAACTAATAGGGATCTCTTTAGGTATATATGCCTCTTTAGGGGTTATTCCTTCTATTTGTACCTCTTCAAGGGCTACTTATTCATTCTATGACTCTTCAAGAgccatttattatatttgtgcCTTTTTAAGGGCTACTTGTCCAATATATATCTCTTCAAAGGCTATTTGTTTCGTTTATGCCTCTTCAAGCAATATTTGGGactaattaatcattttatggCCTCTTTGATAATACCAAGTTTTCATgtgttttccttatattttcctcTTCTGGAGAATTATATCCTTAACAACAAGTCTACCTTACTTCAGGcatactttaaatttatttgttgttaTCATAGTTGCATGTCCTTCCATGACATAAATTTATCACACTTTCGGTgtgttttagatttatttctTGCAGCACTAGTTATTTGTCAACTAGTTAATTatccttcaaaaataaaaaaattaaaataaaaactttctaaGAAATTTCACATTATCCTTTTAGAATTAGCTTTACTCCCCTCAACAGCCCAAAAAATTGCTTCATCAAAATGACAATCTGCACTAGATATATATACAATTGGTTTGTAGACAAACTACAAGGTTGCCTAGCCATCGGATGGTTTAGAGTCTCAATCAAGATCACTGGTATGACAAATGATGCGGGCTGACTTCTAATTTTTGAAGTAGGATGTTAGGTACTCACATTCAACCGGAGGTACCCATCTCATATTGTTAGCTGTTATCTTATTTGCAAGTTTGTAACCCAAGTCATAGCCATTATCCAAGCGTGTCGAAAACATCAACTTGAACCTTTAGATATCAGGCGCCACCTGAATTGACTTATAGGTTTTGGAGGGCTGCACCTAatcaaatataaacaaattaaggTCTACCTGAGTGATCAAGCCCATTAAAAGGAATATGCATTCCCTTCTGTTTTGGGTAACATTTAAGAAAGCGGTAGATGTATTTCATAATTTATACTACATAGCATAAAAAGGAGTCCATCTGTCCAGTGTGGAGGTTACTATATATGGGCTTTGCATTCTGAGGATTAATTTCACTGAAAAGAAAGAGTTATGTGATGGGTAAGTAGCAATTTATATGATAGAAACCtgcatttccatttttaaagGTTATGAGTGGAAGGAACAGCCTCTCTTGTGCTTTTCCAGCCTTATCTTTAAACATATGCCTCACTTATTTGGACACTTAATTTCTACTTGGGCAAGAGGAATCATACCCACCTCTCTTCATTAAGAGAGGAAGGGTATTGAAAAAAACTGAAAATGCTCTATTTCTCAGGGAATTAATTTTGGATAGCTAGGTTGTTTGTCAGTTGATGAATGTTACAGACTCACTATTTTAAACTGGGGAAATCGAactaaacaaattttcaaatttatcagaaaaccTCTTAATGTAGCTAGAAATTGACCCACATATAAACATTTCAATATACATAGCACTATGGCGCAAAGGATGCATATGTTCTATCAATTATACACTATAGTAATAACAAGTTTTGAatctgaattttcttttcttttcaacaaaTAGTTgtaagatcaatttttttttcctttttttgacaTCTTTTGAGCATCTTAAACTAGCATTAAAGATTCTCAATATTGGaaaccattttttatatatggcAAGGTGATCAAGCCAGCATATATTGCATCAACCCTTTTCATATGCAATATCGTGCATTGATCCTTACATACATGAAAGGAACTTATAACATGCCATAATGGTTTGCATGACAATTCTTCgatatatatcatatttgtGTCATCATGACCCCTTCCTTGGGGATTAGTTGCAAGACTGCTAGAAGATTTCATCCATGAAGTCAATATCATGTGTCATCATGACTTCAACTAATTTTACAATATGAAGTTTCTTGTAGCAGTTAATTTGACAATGCATGTCTCCATACTGATCATCTGGTATACGCATAAAATGCTTAACACGATACTGACCACAATTAGTCTAACGCGTGATAGAAAATAGCACATTCATCAGAGTCTAAAGTATTAATTAATCTTCCACTCGATCCTGAAATGgagaataaatatatttcaaaaacatGCATCACTTGCATTAATCTTTGATAACAGCTACCTTGGAGTTGGAATGGCTGCAAGGCTCCAGTTACTTTCTTTTCCTACAGCTTCTAATCAGTGAGACCCTCAGGGTGTGATTGAAAGCAACTTCAGAGAGGAACAACTGCTAAAAAAAACTTCAGAGGTGGAGCTTTGCACCCATGAAAAAGGGAACCTTTATTAACAATTTTAAACAGTTTTCCTGTTGAAGGCTTGAAGGTACTTGTGAGAAGATGCAGGTGCTCCTTGCTTTCCACAAGAATATcccttcaaaattttccattttgttgagagagagagagagagagagagagtagaaaaaaaaaacttaaaaggtGGAGCTTTGCACACATGAATAAGGGAACCTTTATTAACAATTTTAAACGGTTTTCCTCTTGAAGGCTTGAAGGTACTTGTGAGAAGATTCAGGTGCCCCTTGCTTTCCACAAGAATATCCCTTCAAAAATTGCCattttgttgaaagagagagagagagagagagagagagagagagagagagagagagagagagagagagattcagTTGAAGTTGCATATCCCCAATATTACCTTTTGCCATCTGGCCCAGCTAGAAATCACTCTTCCCTGAACTGAACAATATTCTAAAAGTATTTTCCCCTTTATTTTCTTGCACTTTGGTGCATTGATTGGTAAAGAAACAAAACAACGAAATCAAGAACTTGCAATAAGGACCATCCATGCAGAAACTTGGATTCATGAAATCTTCAACCTAGAGAATAAGGATTCATGTGTCTTGCAATttcatatatacaaat is drawn from Vitis riparia cultivar Riparia Gloire de Montpellier isolate 1030 chromosome 18, EGFV_Vit.rip_1.0, whole genome shotgun sequence and contains these coding sequences:
- the LOC117905430 gene encoding basic blue protein-like, whose amino-acid sequence is MSQGRGSVGKAMLITVALLCLLVHSAPVHAATYTVGDADGWIYDVVNWPNGKNFKAGDVLVFNYLPELHNVVEVDINGYNSCKAPAGSKVHNSGNDKITLVKGTNSFICTFEGHCLQGMKITVTAK